A genomic window from Rhizobium sp. EC-SD404 includes:
- a CDS encoding DsbA family protein — protein sequence MNSLLRTLRRHRGPLLLGAALTVTTPALAFDDAEKAEMGAFIREYLIANPEVMIEVQQALETKQQAGLQERAGEAIAASASALFEAPGDVALGNPDGDVTVVEFFDYNCGYCKRAHADMKAIIASDDNVRVILKEFPILGPDSIGAHRISMAFRALAPEQYGEFQDALMTGERADEASALAVAAELGVEEAALRDKLADPEIDAQIRQSYELADALGISGTPSYVIGDEAVYGAMGAEFLIQKIENVRSCDSATC from the coding sequence ATGAACAGCCTCCTGCGTACCTTGCGTCGCCATCGCGGCCCGCTTCTCCTCGGTGCAGCTCTCACCGTCACAACCCCCGCACTTGCTTTCGACGACGCCGAGAAGGCAGAGATGGGCGCGTTCATCCGCGAGTATCTGATCGCAAATCCCGAAGTGATGATAGAGGTACAACAGGCGCTCGAGACGAAGCAGCAAGCCGGTCTCCAGGAACGCGCCGGCGAAGCGATCGCAGCCTCGGCTTCTGCGCTGTTCGAAGCGCCGGGAGACGTCGCACTCGGCAACCCGGACGGCGACGTCACGGTCGTCGAATTCTTCGATTACAATTGCGGCTACTGCAAGCGCGCGCATGCGGACATGAAGGCGATCATCGCGAGCGACGACAATGTGCGCGTGATCTTGAAGGAATTCCCCATTCTCGGGCCGGATTCCATCGGGGCGCATCGCATCAGCATGGCTTTCCGCGCGCTTGCGCCCGAGCAATACGGGGAATTCCAGGATGCGCTGATGACCGGTGAGCGCGCCGATGAAGCGTCCGCACTTGCCGTTGCGGCCGAACTAGGCGTCGAGGAAGCGGCCCTTCGCGACAAGCTGGCCGATCCCGAGATCGATGCCCAAATCCGGCAGTCCTACGAGCTTGCCGATGCGCTGGGCATCTCCGGAACGCCGTCCTATGTGATCGGCGACGAGGCGGTTTACGGCGCGATGGGGGCCGAGTTTCTGATCCAGAAGATCGAGAACGTGCGCAGCTGCGACAGCGCGACTTGCTGA
- a CDS encoding M48 family metalloprotease, which produces MHKFVRKALTFAATAAIACSSILTSVPTASAQSIAIVRDAEIEALLKDYARPIFGAAGLTQQNIEIVLVNNRSFNAFVDGRRIFINTGALLLAESPGEIIGVLAHEAGHIAGGHQARLREQIARAQIFGVVGSLLGVGAVAAGSLSGNDGTASAGMGVAAASGGIAQRSLLSYRRTEEINADQSAITYLNATGQSAAGMLATFNRFSQGLALAGVQVDPYQQSHPLPRERIALLEDLARSSPYFNNPVDASLQRRHDLMRGKIAANVGGHPAIQRAFNGNTANVGYRYGDAIATRLSGNIASAVQKIDALIAEQPNNPYFHEAKGEILLSGNQAESAANSFQRASQLDPNNSGLIRAQRGFALMRTGNPALAEQAIGDLRAAIGADPTNLSAYRQLSQAYGQQGDVANAELTMAEGYFRAGNVQEARIFAARAQQKLQPGTPAWTRANDIVTVGQ; this is translated from the coding sequence ATGCACAAGTTCGTGCGCAAGGCACTGACCTTCGCGGCTACTGCCGCCATTGCCTGCTCGTCCATTCTGACGAGCGTTCCGACGGCCAGTGCGCAATCCATCGCCATCGTTCGCGACGCCGAAATCGAAGCGCTCTTGAAAGATTACGCCCGCCCGATCTTCGGTGCAGCGGGGCTGACGCAGCAGAACATCGAGATCGTGCTGGTCAACAACCGCTCCTTCAACGCCTTCGTCGACGGGCGCCGCATCTTCATCAACACCGGCGCGCTTTTGCTGGCCGAATCGCCCGGCGAGATCATTGGCGTTCTTGCCCATGAGGCGGGCCATATCGCGGGCGGGCACCAGGCACGGCTTCGCGAGCAAATCGCGCGTGCGCAGATTTTCGGAGTAGTCGGCAGTCTTCTCGGCGTCGGCGCAGTCGCTGCCGGGTCTCTCTCGGGCAATGACGGCACGGCGTCGGCGGGCATGGGCGTGGCGGCGGCTTCTGGCGGCATCGCGCAGCGCAGCCTGCTCAGCTATCGCCGTACCGAGGAAATCAACGCCGACCAGTCGGCAATCACCTATCTCAACGCGACAGGCCAGTCGGCCGCCGGCATGCTCGCGACGTTCAACCGCTTCTCGCAGGGCCTGGCACTCGCGGGCGTTCAGGTCGATCCCTACCAGCAGAGCCACCCTCTGCCGCGCGAGCGCATCGCTCTCCTCGAAGACCTCGCCCGCTCCAGCCCCTATTTCAACAACCCCGTCGATGCCTCGCTGCAGCGGCGACACGACCTCATGCGCGGAAAGATCGCCGCCAATGTGGGCGGTCATCCGGCGATCCAACGCGCATTCAACGGCAACACCGCAAATGTCGGCTACCGCTATGGCGACGCGATCGCGACGCGGTTGTCCGGCAACATCGCCTCGGCAGTCCAGAAGATCGACGCGCTCATCGCCGAGCAGCCGAACAACCCGTATTTCCATGAGGCCAAGGGCGAAATCCTGCTCAGCGGCAACCAGGCCGAGTCGGCCGCCAACTCCTTTCAACGCGCTTCTCAGCTGGACCCGAACAATTCCGGCTTGATCCGGGCGCAACGCGGTTTTGCGTTGATGCGGACCGGAAACCCGGCCCTGGCCGAACAGGCGATCGGCGATCTGCGGGCAGCGATCGGTGCCGATCCAACCAATCTCAGCGCCTATCGACAGCTTTCCCAGGCTTATGGCCAGCAAGGGGATGTTGCCAATGCCGAACTGACCATGGCAGAGGGCTATTTCCGCGCCGGCAACGTGCAGGAAGCGCGCATTTTCGCAGCTCGGGCGCAGCAGAAGCTGCAGCCGGGCACCCCGGCATGGACACGTGCCAATGACATCGTCACCGTCGGCCAATGA
- a CDS encoding aminotransferase class I/II-fold pyridoxal phosphate-dependent enzyme yields MFPVSARSAVEPFHAMDVLAEANRRRAAGRSVVSLAVGQPSHPAPAVALEAARQALEIGRLGYTDALGTQSLRQAIAQHYAEYYGTTVAPERIAVMTGSSAAFNVAFLTLFDAGDRVAITRPGYPAYRNILAALGLQPVEIAVGEETGHTLTPEALKAAEAEFGRIKGVLLASPANPTGTVTGRAALAALADYCAQTGTAFISDEIYHGLTFAGEETTAIALSDEAVVINSFSKYYCMTGWRIGWMVLPQHLVRAVERVTQSLYISAPELSQIAAAAAFRGKAELDGVRENYRANRQILADRLPGLGFQIASPMDGAFYAYADVSRMTNDTMDFAWKMLREIDVAITPGIDFDPVNGHRTVRLSYAGATEDIVEALDRIAAWV; encoded by the coding sequence GTGTTCCCAGTTTCCGCGCGCAGCGCCGTAGAACCCTTTCATGCAATGGATGTGCTTGCCGAGGCCAACCGCCGCCGGGCCGCCGGCCGCAGCGTCGTGTCGCTCGCCGTCGGCCAGCCTTCCCATCCGGCACCGGCCGTCGCGCTCGAAGCGGCACGGCAGGCACTCGAGATCGGCCGGCTCGGCTATACCGACGCGCTCGGAACGCAGTCGCTGCGCCAGGCGATCGCCCAGCACTATGCGGAATACTACGGCACCACCGTCGCGCCGGAGCGAATCGCGGTCATGACGGGCTCGTCCGCCGCATTCAACGTCGCGTTTCTCACGCTTTTCGATGCAGGCGATCGGGTCGCGATCACGCGTCCCGGATATCCCGCATACCGCAACATTCTCGCAGCTCTCGGCCTGCAGCCGGTGGAGATCGCGGTCGGCGAGGAGACCGGTCACACATTGACGCCGGAGGCTCTGAAGGCCGCAGAAGCCGAATTCGGCCGGATCAAGGGCGTCCTGCTCGCCAGCCCAGCCAATCCAACCGGCACGGTCACCGGGCGAGCCGCATTGGCGGCGCTTGCCGACTACTGCGCGCAGACCGGCACGGCCTTCATCTCCGACGAGATCTATCACGGCCTGACATTCGCGGGAGAAGAGACGACCGCGATCGCGCTCAGCGACGAGGCGGTCGTGATCAACTCGTTCTCGAAATACTATTGCATGACGGGCTGGCGCATCGGCTGGATGGTCCTGCCGCAACATCTGGTGCGCGCGGTCGAGCGGGTTACCCAGAGCCTGTACATCTCTGCTCCGGAACTGTCGCAGATTGCTGCCGCCGCTGCATTTCGCGGCAAGGCCGAGCTCGACGGGGTGCGCGAGAATTATCGCGCCAACCGCCAGATCCTGGCGGATCGCCTTCCAGGCCTCGGCTTCCAGATCGCATCGCCCATGGACGGCGCGTTCTACGCCTATGCCGACGTATCGCGCATGACAAACGACACGATGGATTTTGCCTGGAAGATGCTGCGCGAAATCGACGTGGCGATCACGCCGGGGATCGATTTCGACCCCGTTAACGGCCACCGCACCGTCCGGCTGTCCTATGCGGGCGCGACCGAAGACATCGTCGAGGCACTCGATCGCATCGCTGCCTGGGTCTGA
- a CDS encoding ribonuclease E/G, with translation MADKMLIDASHKEETRVVVVRGSRIEEFDFESQHKKQLRGNIYLAKVTRVEPSLQAAFVDYGGNRHGFLAFSEIHPDYYQIPLADRQALLAAEAEAEAERARHENEADEAADRAAASAPAEDTSEDVTDGEDDAAPARKAKRGRRRGRKADAETEAVEDAVEDLGGGSSSFTGDDDTDDDDSDPRSMAAIVETESVSEPVDGGGDDERDPGEVDFEAAKFVEGKLPESNLDLRKAVADNGDDEDEEDDQATSSDDEGEDDGNGERDGKRRRGRRNQARRGGDDHEEEGGGRVESVGAEDALEELPDRSARKPRKQYRIQEVIKRRQILLVQVVKEERGNKGAALTTYLSLAGRYSVLMPNTARGGGISRKITNTQDRKRLKEVARGLEVPQGMGVILRTAGANRTKAEVKRDFEYLMRLWENVRNLTLASTAPCLVYEEGSLIKRSIRDLYNKDISEIIVSGEDGYREAKDFMKMLMPSHAKVVQPYREVHPIFARSGIEAQLDRMLQPQVTLKSGGYIIINQTEALVAIDVNSGRSTREHSIEDTALQTNLEAADEVARQLRLRDLAGLIVVDFIDMEEKRNNRSVEKRLKDALKNDRARIQVGRISHFGLLEMSRQRIRASVLESTTQVCDHCGGTGHVRSQSSVALHVIRSIEEFLLKSTTHDLMVRTMPATAIYVLNQKRQSIVEMERRFGVAITIDADGSIGSAHLAIDRGAPVENPVRIETIVPLANYDDDDDGVAGPVWDEEEEDAVVAEAPVEARAETRSETRVENGENGDRKKRRRRRRRGGRDRDDENGAVAAEAGSTETDEDDDDDAADSAESGSEVQATDDDGRPRKRRRRGKRGGRRNRQGEDGQELGASDGDASGDETSAQDEASDGDSAHADQDAADAVEGAVVETVNLEAAPADSEPVAVVSEDPVAAPVEDDATASDEKPKRRRATRKKADAVEAEADAEPAKPARKPRAKKAAKAAPAEEVNAVAAEPETQEVTPVVADEPAVVEVAESAPVDSEPTSDEPVETAKPAEPQLVSNGQKSEPEGEAKPKKGGWWQRRGFF, from the coding sequence ATGGCAGACAAAATGCTTATCGACGCGTCTCACAAGGAAGAGACGCGCGTCGTTGTCGTACGCGGCAGCCGCATAGAAGAATTCGATTTCGAATCGCAGCATAAGAAGCAGCTGCGGGGAAACATCTACCTCGCGAAAGTCACCCGCGTAGAGCCGTCACTCCAGGCCGCCTTCGTCGATTACGGCGGCAACCGCCACGGCTTCCTGGCTTTCTCCGAAATCCATCCCGACTACTACCAGATCCCGCTGGCCGACCGGCAGGCGCTGCTCGCCGCTGAGGCTGAAGCGGAAGCCGAGCGCGCACGTCACGAAAACGAAGCCGACGAGGCAGCCGATCGCGCCGCAGCTTCGGCGCCGGCCGAAGATACGAGCGAAGACGTCACCGACGGCGAGGACGATGCCGCGCCGGCGCGCAAGGCGAAGCGCGGACGCCGCCGTGGCCGCAAGGCCGATGCCGAGACGGAGGCCGTGGAGGACGCGGTCGAGGATCTGGGCGGTGGTTCATCATCCTTCACCGGCGATGACGACACCGACGACGACGACAGCGATCCGCGCTCGATGGCCGCCATCGTCGAAACCGAGTCGGTGTCAGAGCCGGTCGATGGCGGCGGTGACGACGAGCGCGATCCCGGCGAAGTGGACTTCGAAGCTGCAAAGTTCGTCGAAGGCAAGCTGCCCGAAAGCAACCTCGATCTCCGCAAGGCCGTCGCTGACAATGGCGACGATGAGGACGAAGAGGACGATCAGGCCACAAGCAGCGACGACGAAGGCGAAGACGACGGCAACGGCGAACGAGACGGCAAGCGACGCCGCGGACGCCGTAACCAGGCCCGACGCGGCGGCGACGACCATGAAGAAGAAGGCGGCGGCCGCGTCGAATCGGTCGGTGCCGAAGATGCGCTCGAAGAACTGCCGGATCGCTCGGCGCGCAAGCCGCGCAAGCAGTATCGCATCCAGGAAGTCATCAAGCGTCGCCAGATCCTTCTCGTCCAGGTCGTCAAGGAAGAGCGCGGCAACAAGGGTGCCGCTCTCACGACCTATCTTTCTCTGGCCGGTCGCTATTCCGTCTTGATGCCGAACACGGCACGTGGCGGCGGTATTTCCCGCAAGATCACCAATACACAGGACCGCAAGCGCCTGAAGGAAGTGGCCCGCGGGCTTGAAGTGCCGCAGGGCATGGGCGTCATTCTGCGCACGGCCGGTGCCAACCGTACCAAGGCCGAGGTGAAGCGCGACTTCGAATACCTGATGCGTCTTTGGGAGAATGTCCGGAACCTGACGCTCGCTTCCACGGCGCCGTGCCTCGTTTACGAGGAAGGCAGCCTGATCAAGCGTTCGATCCGCGATCTCTACAACAAGGACATCAGCGAGATCATCGTATCCGGCGAGGACGGCTATCGTGAAGCGAAAGACTTCATGAAGATGCTGATGCCGAGCCATGCGAAGGTGGTCCAGCCCTACCGCGAGGTTCACCCGATCTTCGCCCGCTCTGGCATCGAAGCACAGCTCGATCGCATGCTGCAGCCGCAGGTGACGCTCAAGTCTGGCGGCTACATCATCATCAACCAAACCGAAGCGCTGGTTGCGATCGACGTGAACTCAGGCCGGTCCACACGCGAACATTCCATCGAGGACACGGCACTCCAGACGAACCTGGAAGCAGCCGATGAAGTGGCGCGCCAACTTAGACTGCGCGACCTCGCCGGCCTGATCGTCGTCGACTTCATCGACATGGAAGAGAAGCGCAACAACCGGTCGGTCGAGAAGCGCCTCAAGGATGCGCTCAAGAACGATCGCGCACGGATCCAGGTCGGTCGCATTTCGCATTTCGGCCTCCTGGAAATGTCGCGCCAGCGCATCCGCGCCTCGGTTCTGGAATCCACCACGCAGGTCTGCGATCATTGCGGCGGTACGGGCCATGTCCGCTCGCAGTCGTCGGTCGCGCTCCATGTGATCCGCTCCATCGAGGAGTTCCTGTTGAAGAGCACGACGCACGACCTGATGGTGCGGACCATGCCGGCGACAGCGATCTACGTGCTCAACCAGAAGCGCCAGAGCATCGTGGAGATGGAACGCCGCTTCGGCGTTGCCATCACCATCGACGCGGACGGCTCTATCGGTTCGGCGCATCTTGCCATCGATCGCGGAGCCCCGGTCGAGAACCCGGTCCGCATCGAAACCATCGTGCCTCTGGCAAATTACGATGATGATGACGATGGCGTCGCTGGTCCTGTCTGGGACGAGGAAGAGGAAGACGCAGTCGTTGCCGAAGCGCCTGTTGAGGCCCGCGCGGAGACGCGCAGCGAGACACGTGTCGAGAACGGCGAGAACGGAGACCGGAAGAAGCGTCGCCGCAGGCGCCGTCGTGGGGGCCGTGACCGCGACGACGAAAACGGTGCCGTCGCAGCCGAAGCCGGTTCGACTGAAACCGACGAAGACGATGACGACGATGCAGCGGACAGCGCAGAGTCGGGTTCCGAAGTCCAGGCGACGGACGATGACGGACGGCCACGCAAGCGCCGCCGCCGTGGCAAGCGTGGTGGCCGTCGCAATCGTCAGGGCGAAGATGGCCAGGAACTGGGAGCTTCCGATGGCGATGCCTCCGGCGACGAGACATCGGCCCAGGACGAGGCGAGCGATGGCGATTCCGCACATGCTGATCAGGATGCGGCAGACGCAGTCGAGGGTGCGGTCGTTGAGACCGTAAATCTCGAAGCCGCTCCGGCCGATAGCGAGCCGGTAGCCGTCGTCTCCGAAGACCCGGTAGCGGCGCCGGTCGAAGACGATGCAACGGCGTCTGACGAGAAGCCGAAGCGTCGTCGGGCAACGCGCAAGAAGGCCGATGCCGTCGAAGCAGAGGCTGACGCGGAGCCGGCCAAGCCTGCCCGCAAGCCGCGTGCGAAGAAAGCCGCCAAAGCCGCACCGGCCGAAGAGGTGAACGCCGTCGCCGCTGAGCCGGAAACACAGGAAGTCACACCGGTGGTCGCCGATGAGCCTGCTGTGGTCGAGGTCGCCGAAAGCGCGCCGGTCGACTCTGAACCGACCTCGGATGAACCGGTCGAGACCGCGAAGCCGGCTGAGCCGCAGTTGGTCTCCAATGGGCAGAAGTCCGAGCCGGAAGGTGAAGCCAAGCCCAAAAAGGGTGGCTGGTGGCAGCGTCGCGGTTTCTTCTGA
- a CDS encoding N-acetylmuramoyl-L-alanine amidase — translation MAAAFLAHLTILSLPAHSQDRASGNRHLAFGARIAGDELRTRVVVDFETEPDFEVHYLDDPKRVIIDLPETVFAFDEDALPPRGLFDMIRYGAMGPGRSRMVFTAIGPVELENALVEPREDGRGHRFVFDAVATGDEEFASNLRDQQWRQAGGQPGDQPSTQGVTVGEGGGETRPFTIVLDPGHGGIDAGAKGRGGTDEKDVTLEFAKAVAAALETSDDIRVVLTRDDDRFVALGERVRIARQHNADLMMSIHADSIRLPEIRGATVYTLSDRASDAMAADLARRENRVDELAGVATGSEDEDVVDILLDLTRRETQVFSVGLARSVLDRMRGEIRLINNPHRFAGFSVLRAPDVPSLLVELGYLSNVEDEKLLNDKEWRTKTADLLADAIKSFRAQVFAAAKDL, via the coding sequence TTGGCGGCAGCGTTTCTGGCACATCTGACAATCCTGTCACTACCCGCGCACTCCCAGGATCGCGCATCAGGCAATCGGCATCTAGCCTTCGGTGCGCGCATCGCCGGTGACGAACTGCGAACCCGAGTGGTCGTCGATTTCGAGACCGAACCGGATTTCGAGGTCCATTATCTCGACGATCCGAAGCGCGTGATTATCGATCTGCCCGAAACGGTCTTCGCGTTCGACGAGGATGCATTGCCGCCGCGCGGTCTCTTCGACATGATCCGCTATGGCGCGATGGGCCCCGGGCGTTCACGCATGGTGTTCACGGCAATCGGTCCTGTCGAACTGGAGAATGCACTCGTCGAGCCGCGCGAAGATGGCCGTGGCCACCGCTTCGTGTTCGACGCCGTCGCGACCGGCGACGAGGAATTCGCGTCGAACCTGCGCGACCAGCAATGGCGTCAGGCAGGCGGACAGCCGGGAGACCAGCCAAGCACGCAAGGCGTGACGGTCGGTGAGGGCGGCGGCGAAACGCGGCCGTTCACCATTGTTCTGGATCCCGGGCACGGCGGTATCGACGCCGGCGCAAAGGGGCGGGGCGGGACGGACGAAAAGGACGTTACGCTCGAATTCGCCAAGGCCGTGGCGGCCGCATTGGAGACGAGCGACGACATTCGGGTGGTTCTGACCCGAGACGACGACCGGTTTGTTGCACTTGGCGAACGGGTGCGGATCGCGCGGCAGCACAATGCCGACCTGATGATGTCGATCCACGCCGATTCGATTCGACTTCCCGAAATTCGCGGCGCGACGGTCTATACGCTGTCCGACCGAGCCTCAGACGCCATGGCGGCCGATCTTGCCCGGCGCGAAAACCGCGTGGACGAACTCGCCGGTGTTGCCACCGGCAGCGAAGACGAAGACGTGGTCGACATCCTGCTCGATCTGACCCGACGCGAAACGCAGGTGTTTTCGGTCGGTCTTGCCCGTTCCGTTCTCGACCGGATGCGTGGCGAGATCCGGCTGATCAACAACCCGCATCGATTCGCCGGTTTCTCCGTCCTCAGGGCGCCGGATGTGCCCTCGCTGCTGGTCGAACTCGGCTATTTGTCCAATGTCGAGGACGAGAAACTGCTTAACGACAAGGAGTGGCGCACCAAAACGGCGGACCTCTTGGCCGATGCGATCAAATCCTTTCGAGCGCAGGTGTTTGCGGCCGCAAAGGATTTGTGA
- a CDS encoding penicillin-binding protein 1A gives MIRLIGYFFGIGTIFALIAAAAVAWYVVDVTEDLPDYEVLANYEPPVTTRFHAASGELMAEYARERRLFLPIQAIPDRVKAAFLSAEDKNFYSHPGIDPIGLARAIVVNVQNLGSGRRPVGASTITQQVAKNFLLSSDQTIDRKVKEAILSFRIEQAYSKDRILELYLNEIFFGYGAYGIAGAALSYFDKSVNELTIAEAAYLAALPKAPSNYHPFRQTERAVERRDWVVDRMLENGYISTEEAREAKASPLGVEPSTGNSTLFASDYFAEEVRRQIITRYGQDALYEGGLSVRTTLNPQMQVAAREALHRGLMSYDQERGFRGPVETVDISGDWGVAMAEINELADVPEWKLGVVLEVNDAGATIGLKPRPTGSGEVGEDRDTITLSAAGMEWAYRLNIDGQSSTASSPAGVLNPGDVVFVEETSGENAGWRLRQPPEVQGALVAMDPHTGRVLALAGGFSYSQSEFNRATQAMRQPGSAFKPFVYAAALDNGYTPASVVMDAPIEVVSGNEIWRPKNYGGDSAGPSTLRLGIERSRNLMTVRLAQDMGMDLVAEYSERFGIYDDLMPYLPMSLGAGETTVLRLVSAYSVIANGGKAIEPSLIDRVQDRYGRTVFRHEERVCETCAANEWQGQEEPVIADNRQQVLDPMTAYQMTSMLEGVVTRGTAASAVDLGRPTAGKTGTTNEERDAWFVGYTPDLVTGVYMGFDNPRPMGRGSTGGGLAAPIFNEFMNDVLEGVPPADFRVPEGLNLIAIDRRTGMASNGQGGDVIMEAFKPGTGPAQDFFVIGNLETYQSSEEIIQSSPQANRAVTSGAGGLY, from the coding sequence ATGATCAGACTGATTGGCTATTTCTTCGGGATCGGCACCATCTTCGCCCTTATCGCCGCAGCTGCCGTCGCCTGGTATGTGGTCGACGTTACGGAAGACCTGCCGGATTACGAGGTTCTCGCCAACTACGAACCACCGGTCACGACGCGGTTCCACGCCGCTTCGGGCGAACTCATGGCCGAATACGCCCGTGAACGGCGGCTTTTCCTCCCGATCCAGGCAATTCCGGACCGGGTGAAGGCAGCGTTTCTTTCCGCCGAGGACAAGAACTTCTATTCCCACCCCGGCATCGATCCGATCGGTCTTGCGCGCGCCATCGTCGTCAATGTCCAAAATCTTGGATCCGGTCGGCGGCCGGTCGGCGCATCGACCATCACGCAGCAGGTTGCCAAGAACTTCCTTTTGAGCTCCGACCAGACGATCGATCGCAAGGTCAAGGAAGCGATTCTCTCGTTTCGCATCGAGCAGGCCTATTCCAAGGACCGCATTCTCGAACTCTATCTGAACGAGATCTTCTTCGGATATGGCGCTTACGGTATTGCCGGTGCTGCGCTTTCCTATTTCGACAAGTCGGTCAACGAACTGACGATCGCCGAGGCGGCCTATCTCGCCGCACTGCCCAAGGCACCCTCAAACTATCACCCGTTCCGTCAGACCGAGCGCGCCGTCGAGCGCCGCGACTGGGTCGTCGATCGGATGCTCGAGAACGGCTACATCAGCACGGAAGAAGCGCGCGAGGCGAAGGCGTCGCCCTTGGGCGTGGAGCCGTCGACCGGCAATTCCACGCTCTTTGCGTCCGACTACTTCGCCGAGGAAGTGCGTCGTCAGATCATCACCCGTTATGGCCAGGATGCACTCTACGAAGGCGGCCTCTCCGTTCGCACGACTCTGAACCCGCAGATGCAGGTTGCCGCCCGCGAAGCACTGCATCGCGGCCTGATGTCCTATGATCAAGAACGCGGTTTCCGCGGTCCGGTGGAGACGGTCGACATTTCCGGCGACTGGGGCGTTGCCATGGCCGAAATCAACGAACTCGCCGACGTACCGGAGTGGAAGCTCGGCGTGGTTCTCGAGGTCAACGATGCCGGCGCCACGATCGGCCTCAAGCCGCGGCCGACCGGTTCGGGCGAAGTGGGCGAAGACCGTGACACCATCACGCTGTCGGCTGCCGGCATGGAATGGGCTTACCGTCTGAATATCGATGGCCAGTCGTCGACGGCAAGCAGCCCTGCGGGTGTCCTCAATCCAGGCGACGTCGTCTTCGTCGAGGAAACAAGCGGCGAGAATGCCGGTTGGCGTCTGCGCCAGCCGCCGGAAGTGCAGGGCGCCCTGGTGGCGATGGATCCCCATACCGGCCGTGTTCTGGCTCTGGCTGGTGGATTTTCCTATTCGCAGTCGGAATTCAACCGCGCCACGCAGGCGATGCGCCAGCCGGGTTCGGCCTTCAAGCCATTCGTTTATGCAGCCGCGCTCGACAATGGCTATACGCCTGCTTCCGTGGTGATGGACGCTCCGATCGAGGTCGTGTCCGGCAATGAGATCTGGCGTCCCAAAAACTATGGTGGCGATTCGGCAGGTCCTTCGACGCTCCGACTTGGCATCGAGCGATCGCGCAACCTGATGACGGTGCGTCTGGCCCAGGACATGGGGATGGATCTCGTCGCAGAGTATTCGGAACGCTTCGGGATTTACGACGATCTGATGCCGTATTTGCCGATGTCGCTCGGCGCCGGCGAAACCACGGTTTTGAGGCTTGTCAGCGCCTATTCCGTTATCGCCAATGGCGGAAAGGCCATCGAGCCTTCGCTGATCGACCGCGTGCAGGACCGCTATGGACGAACCGTGTTCCGTCATGAAGAGCGCGTCTGCGAAACCTGCGCAGCGAATGAGTGGCAGGGACAGGAAGAGCCGGTGATCGCCGACAACCGTCAGCAGGTTCTCGACCCGATGACGGCCTACCAGATGACCTCGATGCTGGAAGGCGTCGTCACCCGGGGCACGGCGGCAAGCGCTGTCGATCTTGGCCGCCCAACGGCTGGCAAGACGGGAACGACGAACGAGGAACGTGACGCGTGGTTTGTCGGCTATACGCCGGACCTCGTGACGGGCGTCTACATGGGCTTCGACAATCCGCGCCCCATGGGTCGCGGGTCGACGGGTGGCGGACTGGCCGCACCTATTTTCAACGAATTCATGAACGACGTGCTGGAAGGCGTTCCGCCGGCTGACTTCCGAGTTCCGGAAGGCTTGAACCTGATCGCCATCGACCGCCGCACCGGCATGGCATCGAATGGCCAGGGCGGCGACGTCATCATGGAAGCCTTCAAGCCGGGCACGGGCCCCGCCCAGGACTTCTTCGTGATCGGCAACCTGGAAACCTACCAGTCGAGCGAGGAGATCATCCAGTCCTCGCCTCAGGCCAACCGCGCCGTCACCTCCGGCGCCGGCGGCCTCTACTGA